One genomic region from Yarrowia lipolytica chromosome 1C, complete sequence encodes:
- a CDS encoding uncharacterized protein (Compare to YALI0C05687g, similar to uniprot|Q6C2W3 Yarrowia lipolytica YALI0F04620g) has translation MRGRTDLVVLLAIELLLGGRLDRLDGEHSSVEARSVGLVAEGLLDGLLGAKQPAKEVLKNIDNVVEQRRHENLLRQVDNPHSNVGEEVLEAGVDNEGVDGLVEPGTALDHVQEGVEVLEHAQKSVGDSLAQLVERQVSDGLAGVLEELATGLQKANSKVDVTGEVKESNRLLGLGGKGARSERENRSEVGHHLGGIFAGNKNLPGLESGGGSSQSTGGDGGNGNGGELHWRRD, from the coding sequence ATGAGGGGAAGGACTGACTTAGTTGTTCTTCTGGCCATCGAGCTTCTGCTGGGCGGCCGACTGGACCGACTGGACGGCGAGCATAGCTCGGTCGAAGCCCGAAGTGTCGGCCTGGTCGCCGAGGGTCTTCTGGACGGTCTGCTTGGAGCCAAACAGCCAGCCAAAGAGGTTCTTAAGAATATCGacaatgttgttgagcagagGCGACATGAGAATCTTCTGCGACAGGTTGACAATCCACATTCCAACGTTGGTGAGGAAGTCCTTGAGGCCGGAGTTGATAATGAAGGCGTAGACGGCCTGGTCGAACCGGGTACCGCCCTTGACCACGTCCAGGAAGGCGTTGAGGTACTTGAGCACGCCCAGAAGAGCGTTGGAGATAGCCTGGCCCAGCTCGTTGAGAGACAGGTCAGTGATGGCCTTGCCGGTGTCCTTGAGGAACTGGCCACCGGTCTGCAGAAGGCCAACAGCAAAGTTGATGTAACCGGAGAAGTCAAGGAATCCAACCGACTGCTGGGCCTGGGCGGCAAAGGAGCCAGGAGCGAGCGAGAAAACAGGAGCGAAGTCGGCCACCACCTGGGCGGCATTTTCGCCGGAAACAAGAATCTCCCGGGACTGGAGTCGGGGGGAGGGAGCAGCCAGAGCACTGGAGGCGACGgcggcaacggcaacggcgGAGAACTTCATTGGAGACGAGATTAA